The proteins below are encoded in one region of Silene latifolia isolate original U9 population chromosome 2, ASM4854445v1, whole genome shotgun sequence:
- the LOC141641590 gene encoding 14-3-3-like protein G-BOX factor 14 kappa yields MERASLVNSHRYKVIQGEISCVCTSMLELLDKHLLPCASSIASKVYYMKVKGDYHRYLAEVLEGDDYHKAANDAIVAYGSGLQMAYGVYGPTHPLRLGLTLNFSVFYYEILDSAEKACSMTEEAIELVMHEYEALKLDEPLCEESMVFMGHLRQNMKMWTSEMQPKSLVSEDVARYRRAISF; encoded by the exons ATGGAGCGTGCGTCTCTCGTAAATTCTCACCGTTATAAGGTTATTCAAGGCGAAATATCTTGTGTGTGCACTTCCATGTTGGAGCTCCTGGACAAGCATCTCCTACCTTGTGCGTCTTCCATTGCATCGAAAGTGTATTATATGAAGGTTAAGGGAGATTATCATCGCTATTTGGCCGAGGTTTTGGAAGGTGATGACTATCACAAAGCCGCTAATGATGCCATTGTTGCCTACGGTTCTGGTCTG CAAATGGCGTATGGTGTATATGGTCCAACACATCCATTACGATTAGGGTTGACGTTGAACTTTTCTGTGTTCTACTATGAAATTCTTGACTCAGCTGAAAAAGCTTGCTCAATGACCGAAGAG GCTATTGAATTGGTGATGCATGAATACGAAGCCTTGAAATTGGATGAACCATTATGCGAAGAAAGCATGGTCTTTATGGGACACCTACGTCAGAATATGAAGATGTGGACATCAGAGATGCAG CCAAAGAGTTTAGTATCTGAAGACGTTGCGCGATACAGGAGAGCCATTTCATTTTAA